CGTCGCTTGGACTCCCAGGGAATCCACCACGGCCCCCCAGCCCATGGCGGCCAACGGCTGCACTCCGATCGTGACGATGCTGAAAAGCCCCAGAATGGCGGATTTCCTTTCCGGAGGCGCCAGAAGCTGAACGGCGGAAGAAGAGGTAACAAACAGCGTGGAGGTAGCCAGGCCCGCAAAAAAGAAGCACAGGGCCTGCACCTCCACCACGTTGACAATGCCGGCTACGCAAAGGGCGCTCCCCATCCACAGGGTGCCGGAAGAAAGCTTGGCCCCCACCCTGTCGCTTTTGCGCGCAAAGGGCATTACCAGCAGGATGCTGACCATGGCTCCGGCCCCCACCGCTCCCAGTATCAGTCCGGTATTGCGGGGATTCCCGTGCATCAGGGCCGGAACAATCTGGTAGAGGGACTGCCCGCAAATATTCTGGATCAGGGCGCTGAGCATGATGAACAGCAGGCTGCGGGTGGACAATACCGCCTTGAGACCGGAAACCTTTCTGCCGGAACCGCGCTGCTTTTTCGGCGCGGCGGTGTCGGAAATGCGGCCTTTCAGGGAAACCAGGCAGCCGATCAGCGGAAGACTGGCCAGGACATTGCCGCCGAAAGCGGTGGCCGCCCCCCATTCCGCAATGATATAGCCTGCCAAAGCCGGGCCCACCGCCCTGCACGTATTGAATACCAGGGAATACATCCCCACCGCCTCCTGGAGCTGCTTCCGGGGGATCAGGTCCCCCACAAACGCCTGCTGCGTGGGAAAACCCACCGTCTGGTTGATGCCCATGACCAGCCCCGCCGCATACAAATGCCACAATTGCAGGGCATCCAGAAACGTCAGAAGAAACAGGACCGCCGCCACCAGCCATTGCACGGATTGCACGGCAATCAGCAGCTTGCGGCGGTCAAAGCGGTCGCCCAGTCCGGCCAGCAGCATGCCTCCCAAAAAGAAGGGCAGCGCATTCAGGGCGGCCAGTAAACCCACCGCCGTGGCGGAACCGCCGGAAATGCTGTAAACCAGAATCCCCATGGCTGTAACCTGCAGCCACATTCCGATCAGGGCGCACGCCTGCCCGGACCAGAAAATTTGCAGGTTCTTCACCTGAAGGGGCTTGAAAAAGCCCAGCCAGTCATTCAGCCATTTCATTCAACCCCGGCATCCTAATCCGCGCCGCCGGAACCGTCCAGACGCGAGTATGGCACCGGGGAGAAGCCCGTTTCCAGGCCATTTCCCCTCTTCTATTCATCCCGCGTATAACAGGCGGGATAATCGCCGGAAGGCAGCCAGACAGGCAGGTTTTTCATTTTGGCCCTGGCGTGTTCGGAAACGGGCATGCGCCAGATTTCAAAGAAGGGTCCCATGTTCTTTCCCGTCACCTTGGAAAAGGCGGACATCACCCATTCCCATTTCTTTTCATCGCTTAACTTGCCATTGTCGTAAGGCTTGTCATGGTATTGCAGGGCCACCTGCCGGAAGGCGTCAAACCCCAGATGGTACATCAGCTCCACCCAGAAGAAGAGCTGCACCTTGTTGGGAGCGTCCCTGTAAGTCTGGCTTCCGGTAAAATATTTCTTCAGTTCGGAGCTCATGCCGTACGGCCCCATGCCCCCTCCCCAGCAGGACTCGTAACTCTTGCCCGTCCCCATCACTTCACAGAGCATGGAGAAAATGTTGACGGAAACTTCCGTCTGCCCCTCCATCGTGAACGGAGGCGCCTGATGGTTGTGCCCCAGTTCATGCCAAAGCCCCCAGCTTCCGGAATTGACGATGGCGCCGCTGGCGATTGAATTCGTCCAGTCGGTCGTCGCCATGGCGGGATAGCCGGAGTGCCCGGCCCCCGCGGAAATCTGCCTGTCCACGACAAAGCGCATGGGATGATGAAGGCGGTCCGGCTTGGTATCCCACCCCATGATCCAATCCTGGAGCGCCATGTTCTTTTGCAGGAATTCCGCCACCTTCTGAACGTCGGGGCAGCGTTTCAACTGCTCCACCGGCATGGTCATCACCAGGCGCGGCATGCGGATTTCCCCCCACGGGGCCTTGCAATTTTCCAACTGAGCCGCCCACTGTTCCGGAGTGGTCACCCCCAGAATAAAGAGAGGCGCCGGAGTGGCTCCGGAAATCTGCACCTTGAAGATCCGTCCCCTCTTGGAACGCTTGCCCACGTTCACATACACCAGGCCGCCCATCGGATTCACCAGCTTCACGCGCCCCCGGTCCGCCGGAACCTGTACCGTTATTTCCGGAACCCTTCTCCAGGCATCCAGCTTGTGCAGGCTGTCCGTATGGCACCCGATGCGGATTCCGAGAGAACTCTCCTTGGGCGCCCCGGACAGGGAACATGAAATTTCCGCTCCCGGCGGGGCATACAGACCCGTGCTGTGCCAGCCCGTGATGTTGGAATCTATCTCCACCGTGCGCCTCACAAGCGAAGCGCCGTCCTCCGGAGCTCCGGGAAAATCCTTTGCCGCCGAGCAGGCCTTCAGGGAGGAAGGCTTGTCGTCCTTCCAGGAACGGCACCTTTCCAGCAGGTCATCCATGCGCTTGTCATCCGTCCCTCTTTTCCACGGTGTACTTCCGGAAGGGAATTCCTCCATGCCTGCCAATTTTTCAGCCTTGTCCCATGACCATGTTTCCAGAGGCTTGTCGGCATCCATCGGTATTTCATCCTTGCAGACGGTGGCGTACACGGAAAGATCCGGCATGGGATTCTTGACGGGCTGCGGAAAGCGCCCCTCGGGTTCCGGCTCTTCCTCCTCGTCGGGTTCTTCCTGCCGGCGCTCCTGTTCCTCCCGCTCACGGCGTTCCAGCTCTTCCCTCCTCCTCTTTTCCGCTTCCTCCCGCTTGGCCTGCTCCTGAAGCTTTTGCGCCGCCTCCTGTTCCAGGGCCTCCTTCTTCTTTCTCGCTTCCTCCCTGGCCAGTTCGGCGGCTTCCCGCTCCTTCTCCCGGCGTTCCCTTATTTCCTTTTCCCGCTGCTTTCTCTGTTTTTCAGCGGCGGCCTTCATGGCTTTTTCCTTTGCCTGGCGTTCAGCGGTCAACTCCTGCGCCACCCTTTTCTTTTCCTGATTGTCCTGATACAGATAATACCCGGCTCCGGCGCCGCAAATCAACAGCAGCACCAGGAACCATCCTACGGCAGAGCCCCTGCCTGCCTTGCGGGCCAACGAAGAAACATGCATGAAATTAGAAATAAAGATTTACATTATTTCTGCATGGGAAAAGGACCTTGTCAACAGGATTCTTTCCGTCCCTTGCACAATATAATGCGCCGCTTCCCAATCCCCGGCAAAGAAGCTCATTCGGCAAGCGGTTCATCCGCACCTCGTTTCCGTTCCGCTGCCTTCAAGACATCCGTCCGCATGCCGAAATGCGGAAGGGCTCCGTTCACCAGGCCGTCCAGCACTCCCATGGTTCGCGCTTTTGGACTGATGTAGCCGTGGCCGGAAGCGACCATGGCCTTCACTTCATCCGCCGCATTGGACGGACAGCAACGGAACGCTTCCGGCAAATTCCTCATGGCGTCCAGGTCATTGTGCCCGTCGCCGAAAATGGCCGCATGAGCATGAGGGATGCCGAACCGGGACGCTACAAAAGCCAGAGCCGTTCCCTTGTTGTAATCCCGGTGGCTGAAACGCAGGTAAGGCCCCGCCCTCTGCGTGACGATTTCCTCGTAAGGGGCCACCGTTCCATGAATCACGCCGGACACGGCATCCAGCCCCCGCGCATCGTTCACCACCAGGGAAAAGGCGTCATGCTGCTGCCTCTGGAGCTCCAGCCCGGAAAACTGCTTTTCCAGATGCTCCATCAACTCCTCCAGCATGCGGCCATACCGGCTGAACAGGGAATCATGGGCAACCGCACATGCATCGTTCCAGCACACGCCGGGCATCAGGCGGCCTTCCGCATCCGCCAGATGGACGTTGCGTTCCATGGTCACGGTAAAATCCGGGGCAAACGCTTCCGGATCATCCTGAAACATGTCCATCAGGCCCTCCCTCAGATAAACCGGGTCACGTCCCGTATTGATGCCCCAAAGCACGCCATAGCGCGCCCGGAGCGCACGCATGAGGCGGAAAAAACTGCGGCGCTCCCCGGCAGGACCGCCCAGGGTGAACAGAGTATCGTCAAAATCGAACGAAAAAAGGTACCGGGACTCTCCGGGCAGCGGAAGTGCCCGGATCGGAAGAAAACGCATCAATTCCATCTCAGGCCAGTCCTCCCTTCATTCCCACAGCGCCGCTCGCTTCCACCACGGGTTCCGCCAGCGGAATGTCGTCTTCCACCGGTTCGGCATTGGGAATATCCTCCTCCACCGGTTCCGCGGACGGGATGGTTTCAGGCACGGGCTCTGCCACGGGAATCCGTTCCTTCTGCGGCTGGGGGCTTGCCGGAGGCTTCACGGCAGGAGCGGCAGGAGCAGCAGGACGGGCGGGCGGAGAGGAAACGGCGGGATTGCCTTCCGCCGCAGCGGGAAGCTTCGCTTTGGCCCCCACGCCCGCACGCACCTGGCGGGCGATGGGCGTGTTCATGTCCACGGCATGAGTGACGGGAAGACTGCCGGCAGGAATCTCCTCTCCCGGCTTGCGCATGTGGATTTCCACGCGCCGGTTGGCGGCCTGCGCATTCTGGTCCCCCTTGGTGGACACCACGGGGCGGGAAGCCCCGCAAGCCCTGATGTACAGCCTGCATTCCCCGTTGGGCCGCGTCAGTGAAATGCCGTTATCTAGCAGCCACTGGCGCACCGCGTTCGCCCGCATGAGGGAAAGCACGGCGTTATATTCCTCGGAGCCGAAACTGTCCGTGTGCCCCTCCACAATGAAAATCGTGTCCGGATTCTTCATCATCAGCCCCGCAAGCTGGAGCATGCTGAGACGGGCGGAATTCTTCATCACCGCCTTGTTGTACTCAAACAGGAGATCCGCCCCCAGCCTGCTGTACCCGCTGTCCTTCCCCAGATTGGACTGGGCCATCAGCTGGGCCAGGGACTTGCTGCCGTCCGGCAAATGGGAATCGTCCTGGCCGCCTGCGCCCTTCAGCTTGTTATTGTACCATTCATCCGGATTGACCATCTCCGGCTCCGCCGTCTTGACGGTCGCCGGACTGGCGGAAGGCTTCAGCGCTTCCGGAGGGGAAAGCTCCGGAAGCCCCTGGGCAATGGATTTCATGTCCACCAGGGGCATTTGGGGGGAGAGGGATTCCGGAGGGGACGGAGAGACGGGATCAGCGGAAAAACTGGTTTCTCCCGGTGCAATCACCACCTGTTCCGGAAGCATGTCCTCCAAATCGGGCAGTTCCGGAGGGGGCAGTTCCTTGATCTGCTCAACCACCGGCATTTCAGGAATTTCCGTCACGTCCGGAGCCGGACGGTCGTCCGCCTTCAGAACGATTTTCTCAGGAAGCGGCTTTGAAGCCGGCTCCTCCGCGACAGTCTTGTGGACATGAATCCCCAGGTCGAACCAGCTCAGAACAATAAATCCGAGATAATGCACCAGCAGCGCCGCCAGAACGCCACCCACGGCCACAGCCGCCAAATGGCGCGGCGCAGGCAGAATGAAACGGCTGCGCCTGCGGCGGTTTTCGCGGAGTTCTCCGCTGTTGTCCTGATATTCACTCACGGGATATTCACTATGCTGCACCATGAAACAAAACGGGGAGCACGGCTCATCTGCCGGACGGCGCCGCAGCCGTCACGGGAAAACGGTAGAATTCATTCATCAACACCCTGGGCATGGGCATGCGGGTATTGTCATGAATCCACTCCGCAATGCCAGCCTGCAGCTCGTCATCCCCATCATACACGTTCACTTTATAGTTTTTCTCAAATTTCTCACCCTTCTTTCCTTCAATGACATGGAGGAAGGTCCGCTCCTTCGTTCCGTAGGGCTCCCCTTCCCGGATGGATTCATAAAGCTGCTTCTTGTCGTCCTTCAGGGAATCGTAAATGCTCAAGGAATCTTCCAGGGTGGAAAAAAAATACTGGTTGGTGCAGACGACCATGGCCGGATAATCCAGCTTCAGGGCATAATCCACCGGAGCCACGTCAAACGTGCTGAAATCCGCGCGCCACGCCACCCCGGCATCCATGAGCCAGAAAGCGGGATAGCACAACGGTTTCCCCCACTCCTGCTCCATCTCCCGCATCGCCACCGTCTTCAAGGAGGGGAAGCAGTCCATGGACACCATGCAGCGGATGCGGGGGTCTTCGGAAGCGGCCTTCAACAGCACGGCCGCCCCGAAACCCTGCCCCACGGCGGCCACGGGCGGCAAACCTCCCGTTTTCTCTCCCACGGTGTCAAGCAGGGCGGTAACGTCGGCATACTCCTTCAATCCGTACGTGCAGTATGGCCGCGCATTGTCCCTGCCGCGGGGATTCCAGACCAGGCAGGAATATCCGGCTCCGGTCAGGCCTTCCGCCAGGGGGAGGGAACCCTGCACGCCGTTGTCCCAGGAAGTACAGATCACCACCAGTTCCGGCTTTTCATCCAGATGCGGCATGTTGCCCCGCAGCTTCAGGGCGTCCCTCACTCGGTTCTGGCGCGGCGTCAGCGCGCCGGACAGGCGGGGGCGCACCAGATAGCCGGAAATCGCCGTACCGTCGGCGGAAACGGCCTCCACAGGCTCCATAATCATGGACTCTCCGGAAGCGGGAACAGAACTTTCCGCCGCCCCCACCGGAACCAGCAGCGGCGTGGAGGCATACCAGGAAAACCACACCAGCCCGGCCACCGCAACAAGCACGAGCAGGAAGAATAGTTGAACAAGACGCTTGAACATGGAAAAGGAAGCACCCGGAAAATTGTTGACGGGAAAACTTTTATCCCATCCAGACTACGTTGACAACCACCAACTTCTATCGGGAGATTCCCGGGAACCCGCAAAATGCGGCATCTCCGGCATTTCCGGAGGCGTGCGTCCGCCCCGTGAACGCACCGGCAGCCACCGCTTCTCCTGCCGCCACAGGGGATTGAGCCGCTTTCCACAACTTCCGAAAGGGAAATAACGCTTTATTTCCCTTCCGTGATCTGGCATTCTTGGCACACACCTTTTTTTCATGGCAAACCCGGCACAACATCTCCGCCAATGGTTCACCTTCCTTGCCCTGCTTGTGCTGGGAGGCGTGGCGGCCTGGTTCCTGATGCCGCGGGAATGGTCCCAGATGCAATGGGAAATCCCAGGCACGCCGTCCGAATATCCTCTTGCACAGCTTCTGCGCCCCTGGCTGATCCTCCTCGGCTGCTTTCTCCCCGCCGCGGGCATGTTCCTCTACAACTGCTCCGGCATCATGGACAGGTATGTGGCGCGCACCTGGTTCACTGCATTCATGATGTGCACGGCCATCCTGACCCTGATTTACATCATCGGAGACTTCTCGGACAATGTGGGGAACCTGATGAATCTGGAATCCCCTCTGGAAGGGACTTTCCGCTTTTATCTGAGCCAGCTCCCCATGATCCTGAACCTCATCCTGCCCTACACGCTGCTGCTGGGCACGCTGTGGGCACTCACCAAGCTTTCCTCCTCCTCGGAAATCACCGGAATGCTGCAATCCGGCAGGTCCCTCCTCCGGATCAACTCCCCGGTCATCATCGGAGCCGTCTTCGCTGCCGTTTACTTCGGCATCTTCGGATTTCACTGGGCGCCGAATTCCACGCTGTACCGAAGACTCATGTTCTCCTCCCTGAGCCAGAACAACAATGACGACTCCCGGAGCATTATTTACAAGAATGACGCCGAATCCCGAATCTGGTACATCGGCGATCCGCCCGGCATAGACTCCCCGGGCGAACCCTTCAGGCAGGTGCGCGTAGAACAATTCGGCGCTCCGGGAAAAATGGAATACGAACTCTTCGCGGACGAAGCCTCCTGGGACCCTCATTCCAGAACGTGGACCTTCCTCCATGCCATCGAACGAGCTTATCCCCAGCAGCAGCCCCGGGAATCAAACGAAGTGCCCCTATTCTCCGGAGACGGGTATCAAACGCGGAAAAAACCTTATTCCGAAACTCCGTGGCAGCTCATCTCCCCCAATGTCCGGGTAGATACCCAGGGAACACCGGCCCTGCAGGAAATCATCAAGGCCGGATCCACCAATGCCAAGCAGCTCAGAAGTCTGGAAACGGAGTGGCACGTAAGAATTGCGCGCATGTTTTCCTGCATCATCCTGACGTTCATCGCCATTCCCTCCGCCATCACGTTCCAGAGGCGCTCCACGATGTCCGGCATAGGCATTGCTCTGTTCCTGGCGGCGGCCATGCTGTTCCTGTATGAATTCTTCCCCACCCTGGCATCCGCCGGGTACCTGCCTACCTGGCTGGGCGCCTGGATGCCCAACATCATTTACACCATCATTGCCATCCGACTGTTCCAGACCAGGCTGGCGCACAGAAGCTTCCTGGAAATGCTGAAAGGCCTGGAAAAAACGCCCGCCCATGACCACCCCTGACTCAATTCCTGAAGACCGTGCAAATGTGGAAAAAGCGCGGAACCTGCTGCGCCGGGCAAGCGCCGTAATCTTCGACTTCGACGGCCTGCTGGTGGACACGGAATACGCCATTTACGCTTCATGGCTGCGGGTATTTGACTCCTGCGGCCATCCCCTGCCCCTGGACCTCTTCAACCAGTGCCTGGGCAGCGGCTACACGCACTGGAACCCCGGCGACCATCTGGAAAAACTGACGGGGAGGACATTCGACTGGGACGAAATCAATGCGCTCCGCCAGAAGGAAATCGTACGCGATCTGGAACATGCCGGGCTGCTGCCCGGAGCCGGCGAACTCATCCGCAGCCTGGCGGAAAAAGGAATTCCCATGGCCGTGGCCTCCAGCTCCTCTCATCGCTGGGTGGACGGCTGGCTGAACAAGCTGGACATCATGCCCTACTTCAAAACCGTCGTCTGCCGGGACGACAATCTGCCCGTCAAGCCGGATCCCGCCCTGTTCCTCAGAGCGGCGGAAAATCTGGAGATACAACCCTCCCAGTGCCTGGTATTGGAAGACTCCCAGAACGGCACTACGGCGGCATTTCGTGCGGGCATGCCCGTCATTTCCATCCCGAACCGAGTGACGGTCCAGGCGGATTTTTCCCATGCAAGCGTCAAAATAGGTTCCCTGAAGGAACTCCTTTAACAGCGGGCCGGGGTACGGCACACCTTGACGTTTGGGAATGTGGTCGGGGCCGCTCGCCCCCCTACACCAAACGGGACATCACTCCACCTTTTCCGACGGAAGCACATGAAGATAATTGGGCAATAACAAACAGAATTCGCTTTTCGTCTTCCAGACTGCAATATCCCCGCCATTTTCCGAGCCGACTCCCTCCGCGCTTATATGCAGGATTCCATCAAAACAGGCGGCTTCGTAACACAACTCCTCCTGGGGGCAAATCAGGGAAAAAGAGGCAATCCTGCTCCACCGGCCATCCAACAGCCCCCACATGACACAGCAGACATTCATCTTTTTCCCCGGAACGAAAGGCTTCATATCCGGCAGACCCACCGCATCACACTTCAGGAAGAACATGCGCATGGGAATACCCGCACCCATTACCTGGCTGATTTCCGCCAAAACATGTTCCTGCGTACGCATCTTCACCCATTCGGGCGGAACAGCCTTCCGGTCCCCGCCATCAACCGCCTCAGAAAGGCTACAGACAAGCACTCCCAGAAGCAGGCCGCACAAACAGAAAAACAATTTCATAACAGGATAGTTTTCCGTATCATGCAGAAAATATCCGTTCGGTCAACAGGGACGTTCAAAAATGAAAACTCTTTCCCGCAGGATTTCTCTCGCTCTTGTTTCTTGACGGAATTCCTTTCATGCCTTATGTAGGGAGAATGCCCTCCCAACATTGCCCATTATATCACTATCGCGTCAAGGACAAGGTCGTCGGCCCCGTCAGCCTGGCCGACCTTCATGTTCTGCTCACTTCCAAAAAAATTCCTCCGGACACCATGATCCGGGAAGAACATTGCCAGACATGGATGCCCCTCACGGCGGAATTCCGCCGCCAGGAGCGCCTGGACCGCCCCCGGACGTCGGCCGCCCTGCTGGCCTGCCGTCCTCCGAAAAGCAGTTTCCTGTTCTACGCCATTGCCCTGTTCAGCATGGCCTGCGGTACTGTTCACTCCGTGATGGAGAACTACTTCCAGTACATGGAAGTGGTGTTCCTGCCTTCCATAGCGTTTTTCATGGGCAAAATGCTGGCATACATGCACCTGCTCACCGGGGGAATCAGAAAAATTCCCATAGACACCCCGGACCGCTGAAAACACCGCGGTATTTCCATACCCCACACGTTCTTTTCTGCTGAAACAGAATGCGTTGCATATCCTACCCCGTAGAGCATCACTGAACTGTTACCGGGCCATGGAGAAATAGCGCAACCCGTCCGCATGGATATGTTCCTGGACACGGAAGGACCTGCGGCATTCCGTTTTTCACAGCCATAACCGCAAGGAGGGCTCCCCACGGAGAATACCTCCATCGCCATCCAGCAAAGCCGGATAAAAATCAAGTCCTTTCAGGGGAAGAACGTCCCGTCCTCCATCCGTCTTCTAGTTGATGCGGGCGTCCGGATGTTCCATGCAAACAGTAATAACAGGCCCGGCCTCTCGTCAAAAACCCATTCTCCTGCAACGGCCCTCCCCGTTGCAGGAAATAGGAAGGGAACCTGAAACAGAAAAACCGCCGGAACCTCCAACGGCTCCGGCGGTTTAAAAACAACAATCCGGTCATTACTTGCCCAGTTCCGCAACGGCGGCTTCCAGACTGGGCACGTCTTCAATGGAAATAACAGTGGCATCCTTGCAGATGCGGCCCATCATGCCGGCCAGGGTCTTGCCCGGCCCCAGCTCAATGAAGAGGCGGTGGCCCTGGTCCACAAGCTTCTGCATGGAGGCCGTCCAACGCACGGAACCGCACACCTGGTGTTCCAGCATGCTGCGGATATCGTCGGGACCCTCCACCACGCGCGCTTCATAATTGCAGTACACGGGCATTGACGGAGTACCGAAGGAAACATTCTTGAGCTCTTCCGCCAGCTTCACCATGGCGCTGTGCATCAGGCGGGAGTGATAGGCGCCCGCCACGTTGAGCTTTTTGGCGATCTTGCATCCGGCGCCCTTGGCTCCGGCAATGGCCTTGTCCACGCCTTCTTCCGTACCGGAAACGACGGTCTGGCCGGGACAGTTGAAGTTGGCTACGTCCACATCGCATTCCTGCGCCAGCTTGATGACGTTCTCATCGGAACCGCCGATCATGGCGGCCATGGTGCCCTTGGTGGCGTTGCAGGCTTCCTCCATGAAGGCGCCGCGTTTCTGAACCAGGCGTAGCCCTTCTTCAAAAGAGTAGGTACCGGCGGCGGCATGGGCCGTGAATTCCCCCAGGGAAAGGCCGGCGGCGGCCACGGGATTCAGGGCAGGCAGCAATTCCTTCAGCACGGCGAGGCAGGCCAAACCATGCACGTACAGGGCGGGCTGGCAATTGCAGGTGCGGGTGAGTTCTTCGCCGGGGCCTTCAAACATGACGGAGGAGAGAGATTCCCCCAGAGCCTTGTCGGCCTGCTCAATCAGGGCTTTGGCGGTAGGATACTTGTCATACAAATCTTTGCCCATGCCCACTTTCTGGGCACCCTGTCCGGAAAACAATAATACTGCGTCCATAGTTGAGGTGGCAGTATACCGCCCGTCCCGAAAAGAAGCAAGAGCGATCAAAAAAGCCTTATCCGCTACAGGATCCCGGCCATGCGCCATTCACGCATCCGGAACAGTTTTCAGCTTCCAAACCATATGTCTTTCCGTCTCTTCCGCCAAAACAGCCTGTACATCAACGGCATATTTCTTACTTATGTATTGCAGCACATGCGGCATGGGAAATAGTTTGGACTCACGCTTTTCCGTAAGATAATAGACGGAAGGATCATGCAACAACGCAAACCAACACCCCTTCTCAAACCGTTCCAGCATGAACTGTTCATAAACCGGTAAATAAACCAACCATGAAATGGGAGAAAGACTGTTATTAAAACTAAACACCTCTTTCGTATGTAAAAAGGGATTCCTTGGATACAAGCACGGAATATCGTTGGAAATATAAAACCGATCCTTTTTAGACAGGAGTTGGTGATATTCTCCCGCACTTGTTTCCAAATTCAAATACCGGTTCCACCTTTGCGCAAGAAACCAACCTGCCACTGTTTCCAAAACCAGCAGGCCGGTCAAAATCCACAACCACTTTTTACGTGAGTGCAACGCAGGGATAAAAGAACACTTCTCCGGAGAAATAATCAAAAAAACAAATGCCGTCAGATATGTTCCATAAAGTACACGCCCGGCAACCCTTCCTATGTAAACATATAACAAAAGAAGCAATACCAGGGGAAGCAGAGAACTCCATACATTTGATTTCCGTGTGGTCAACAGCATCACGCCCAATGCCATAATGACGGGAACGGCCCATTTGCTGATCAGTAGCAGCTTGACAGCAGCCGATGCTTTTATTCCATGAATCGCATGATTGCCTTCCTGATGAAGCCGGGCCATTTTTTCCAGTCTCACCTCGGCAGGAACTGAGTGAAGAAACCACATATTGGCTTTCATTAACCGGATTTCTTCCCCGCTCAAATTTAGCTTTTTCCAATCTTTCTCCATATTGGAAAAATCAGGATAATCCATATAGACGCTTTGCAAATCAATATTCTCATAGGATCGTTTTAACATTCCATTTTCCTGGAGAATCTTATCCTGCAACATGTGCAGACTTCCAAAAGCCAAGGTAACAACAACAAAGACCGTCACCCATTTGCCAATACTCCTCCAAGGGCACTGCCGACGATAACATTTGTATAAAAAACGAATCAGTTGAAACGTTAAAAACGGATATAATATATAAATACTCTTCTCTCTCCACGCCAGCCCCAGCAGGACGAACAAAATACCACATATATAGGACAGCCAAGCTCTTTGAGAGAAAGGAAAAACCAAACACGTCACGCCTGCCAGAAGAAGCGTTAATGCCAGCTGAGTATACTGCATGTAAAGATAAGCATCACAGGCAAAAAACAGACTTCCTCCGCCTGCAATAGCATACAGCAATGTGGCGTTTGATGGAGAATTGTTTCCATAAGAGTTGATGGCCCGGAACATCCCTCCGCAGATCATGATCCAAGACACATACGTCATCCCGTAGGCAAAGAGGGAATACCATGCAATTCCGGGTAATTTCTCCCAAACCCATCCCAATGCGAAGGACAGACAGGGATGAAGCTGCCCCGTATACCACCAGCCTGAAAAATCATTGGCTATCAGCCATTCAATAATCACATCATCACAAACTCCATACCCTATGGGCAATAAAACCACGGCCAAAAGCAATAACAGTCCATGTAAGACGGAAGCTGCCAGCCAGGGTGATTTCTTATGACAAATGGAACGAATTGGCAATTTACCGCCATGCAGACAATTAACCGTATTACTAATCCGGAGTCAAGGGTTGACTCTTCAGGAGGCATTCATTCTAAAGGGAAAGAACCTGTAGGAAAACAAGCCTTTTCATTGGCAGGGATGTTCTACCGGGAAACATAAAATTCCTACATTCCGTCAGTAATGGTTTCTGGAAAGAGATGAAAGAGATATTCCATCTTCTCCACTATCTTGTTTCCATATAAAATTTCCCATCAAGGCATCACAAACGGATAATGAATTCGACCGCGCATGCCCCTTTTTCCAGCCGTAGCGCCCATGGGTTTTCCCGGTAGCATGGGAATGAGTACCCACATGGGAAG
This genomic stretch from Akkermansia biwaensis harbors:
- a CDS encoding LptF/LptG family permease yields the protein MANPAQHLRQWFTFLALLVLGGVAAWFLMPREWSQMQWEIPGTPSEYPLAQLLRPWLILLGCFLPAAGMFLYNCSGIMDRYVARTWFTAFMMCTAILTLIYIIGDFSDNVGNLMNLESPLEGTFRFYLSQLPMILNLILPYTLLLGTLWALTKLSSSSEITGMLQSGRSLLRINSPVIIGAVFAAVYFGIFGFHWAPNSTLYRRLMFSSLSQNNNDDSRSIIYKNDAESRIWYIGDPPGIDSPGEPFRQVRVEQFGAPGKMEYELFADEASWDPHSRTWTFLHAIERAYPQQQPRESNEVPLFSGDGYQTRKKPYSETPWQLISPNVRVDTQGTPALQEIIKAGSTNAKQLRSLETEWHVRIARMFSCIILTFIAIPSAITFQRRSTMSGIGIALFLAAAMLFLYEFFPTLASAGYLPTWLGAWMPNIIYTIIAIRLFQTRLAHRSFLEMLKGLEKTPAHDHP
- a CDS encoding HAD family hydrolase; the encoded protein is MTTPDSIPEDRANVEKARNLLRRASAVIFDFDGLLVDTEYAIYASWLRVFDSCGHPLPLDLFNQCLGSGYTHWNPGDHLEKLTGRTFDWDEINALRQKEIVRDLEHAGLLPGAGELIRSLAEKGIPMAVASSSSHRWVDGWLNKLDIMPYFKTVVCRDDNLPVKPDPALFLRAAENLEIQPSQCLVLEDSQNGTTAAFRAGMPVISIPNRVTVQADFSHASVKIGSLKELL
- a CDS encoding DUF4339 domain-containing protein — protein: MPSQHCPLYHYRVKDKVVGPVSLADLHVLLTSKKIPPDTMIREEHCQTWMPLTAEFRRQERLDRPRTSAALLACRPPKSSFLFYAIALFSMACGTVHSVMENYFQYMEVVFLPSIAFFMGKMLAYMHLLTGGIRKIPIDTPDR
- the fabD gene encoding ACP S-malonyltransferase, translated to MDAVLLFSGQGAQKVGMGKDLYDKYPTAKALIEQADKALGESLSSVMFEGPGEELTRTCNCQPALYVHGLACLAVLKELLPALNPVAAAGLSLGEFTAHAAAGTYSFEEGLRLVQKRGAFMEEACNATKGTMAAMIGGSDENVIKLAQECDVDVANFNCPGQTVVSGTEEGVDKAIAGAKGAGCKIAKKLNVAGAYHSRLMHSAMVKLAEELKNVSFGTPSMPVYCNYEARVVEGPDDIRSMLEHQVCGSVRWTASMQKLVDQGHRLFIELGPGKTLAGMMGRICKDATVISIEDVPSLEAAVAELGK